In Herbaspirillum seropedicae, a single window of DNA contains:
- a CDS encoding TonB-dependent siderophore receptor: MSPLSRPRALSPRWWPLAPALMVTAALHAQAVQQRFDIPPGPLEQVLARFAQAADVPLALQSGKLQGQHSPGLAGSYSVQAGFDALLAGSGYRIGKTASGYVLVPASEAATPSAATTPAASGSLPAIQISASADPGEQRWTARDSASTTKTATPLIEVPQSISVVTAERIAAMGATTARDALGYTPGVNISPYGSDSRYDWINLRGFDAYSPGFYLDGLPLRNANSFAVWRTENYGIEQLAVLRGPASVLYGQAGPGGVVNVVSKLPSADAPRELQVQLGSDRRRQVGADIGGAIDADGRLLYRVIGVVRDAELPAGGMKNDRLYLAPSLVWKISAATSLTLQAALLRDQGGVYTRTRPLVGSLVPTAIGTTIPSELYTGNPHFDHFSQDQELFGYRLAHRFDERFAFTQSARVGHMSTDYRAVQTPRFATLNAANPNDPVNFQNLTRNLFGSRESATMFSIDNQLQADFSTGAVRHTVLAGVDYQRSRFDAVSFSGGSAPLLNIAAPSYPNGPFVVPAPYSDNRAVLTQTGIYLQDQIKWNNGWEVTLGGRHDSASSTVDNRLDGSRTSSTDRKFTRRAAVLYHAANGLAPYLSYTESFNPTATVNPLTNQSFGPETGKQTEVGLRYQPPGTNDLYSAALFDLKRQNYISYDANFMPTQKGEIAVRGLELEAVTQPMAALRLTAAYSYTPRAVVTASSRPAEIGKQAAAVLLHQFSVWGDHRLGNGVRLGLGARYVSATSGNGGGTPVKVPGYTLLDGLLGYDFARWSLALNLRNLTDKRYLTNCDTTASMCYYGDQRSVLATASYRW; the protein is encoded by the coding sequence AGCGTGCAAGCCGGCTTCGACGCGCTGCTGGCCGGCAGCGGCTATCGCATCGGCAAGACCGCCTCGGGCTATGTACTGGTGCCGGCCAGCGAGGCGGCGACGCCGTCCGCTGCCACCACCCCTGCGGCATCGGGCAGCCTGCCGGCCATCCAGATCAGCGCCAGCGCCGATCCTGGCGAACAGCGCTGGACGGCGCGCGACAGCGCCAGCACCACCAAGACCGCCACGCCCCTCATCGAGGTGCCGCAGTCGATCTCGGTGGTGACCGCCGAGCGCATCGCGGCCATGGGCGCGACCACCGCCCGCGATGCGCTGGGCTATACCCCGGGGGTGAACATCTCTCCCTATGGGTCGGATTCCCGTTATGACTGGATCAACCTGCGCGGCTTCGATGCCTACAGCCCGGGCTTCTACCTGGATGGCTTGCCGCTGCGCAATGCCAACAGCTTCGCGGTCTGGCGTACGGAGAACTACGGCATCGAGCAACTTGCCGTGCTGCGCGGTCCGGCCTCGGTCCTGTATGGACAGGCCGGGCCGGGCGGGGTCGTCAACGTGGTCAGCAAGTTGCCCAGCGCCGACGCCCCGCGTGAATTGCAGGTGCAACTGGGATCGGACCGGCGGCGCCAGGTCGGCGCGGATATCGGCGGCGCCATTGACGCCGACGGCAGGCTGCTCTACCGCGTCATCGGCGTGGTGCGCGATGCCGAACTGCCCGCCGGCGGGATGAAGAATGACCGCCTCTACCTGGCCCCTTCGCTGGTCTGGAAGATCAGCGCCGCGACTTCGCTGACCTTGCAGGCCGCGCTGCTGCGCGACCAGGGCGGCGTCTATACCCGTACCCGGCCGCTGGTAGGCTCACTGGTGCCCACCGCCATTGGCACCACCATTCCCAGCGAGCTGTACACGGGCAATCCGCACTTCGACCACTTCAGCCAGGACCAGGAGCTGTTCGGCTATCGCCTGGCGCATCGTTTCGACGAGCGCTTCGCCTTCACCCAGAGCGCGCGGGTGGGGCATATGAGCACCGATTACCGGGCCGTGCAGACACCGCGCTTCGCCACCCTCAATGCCGCCAATCCGAATGACCCGGTGAATTTCCAGAACCTCACCCGCAATCTCTTCGGCAGTCGTGAATCGGCCACCATGTTCAGCATCGACAACCAGTTGCAGGCCGACTTCAGCACCGGTGCAGTCCGTCACACCGTGCTGGCGGGGGTGGATTACCAGCGCAGCCGTTTCGATGCGGTCAGCTTCAGCGGCGGCAGTGCGCCGCTGCTCAACATCGCCGCGCCCAGCTATCCGAATGGACCCTTCGTGGTGCCTGCACCGTATAGCGATAACCGCGCCGTGCTCACGCAGACCGGGATCTACCTGCAAGACCAGATCAAATGGAACAATGGCTGGGAAGTGACGCTGGGCGGCCGCCATGACAGCGCCAGCAGTACCGTGGACAACCGCCTCGATGGCAGCCGCACCAGCAGCACCGATCGCAAGTTCACCCGGCGCGCGGCCGTGCTCTATCACGCGGCCAACGGTCTGGCGCCCTACCTGAGCTATACCGAATCCTTCAATCCCACGGCCACGGTCAATCCACTGACCAACCAGTCCTTCGGCCCCGAGACGGGCAAGCAGACCGAAGTCGGCCTGCGCTACCAGCCGCCCGGCACGAATGATCTGTACAGCGCCGCGCTGTTCGACCTGAAGCGCCAGAACTACATCAGCTACGACGCCAATTTCATGCCGACCCAGAAGGGCGAGATCGCCGTGCGCGGTCTGGAACTGGAAGCGGTGACCCAGCCCATGGCGGCGCTGCGGCTGACCGCCGCCTATAGCTACACGCCGCGCGCCGTGGTCACCGCCAGCAGCCGTCCAGCCGAGATCGGCAAGCAGGCCGCGGCTGTTCTGCTCCATCAGTTCTCGGTGTGGGGGGATCACCGCCTGGGCAATGGCGTGCGGCTGGGGCTGGGTGCGCGCTATGTCAGCGCCACCAGCGGCAATGGCGGCGGCACACCGGTCAAGGTGCCCGGCTATACCTTGCTGGACGGCTTGCTGGGCTATGACTTTGCCCGCTGGAGCCTGGCGCTGAACCTGCGCAACCTGACCGACAAGCGCTATCTGACCAACTGCGATACGACGGCGTCGATGTGCTACTACGGCGACCAGCGCAGCGTCCTCGCTACGGCCAGCTATCGCTGGTGA
- a CDS encoding TMEM175 family protein yields the protein MNKSRVEAFSDGVIAIAITIMVLELHTPDSASLDALLSLAPQILSYLLSFIYVGIYWLNHHHLFSMAERVDRSVLLANLNLLFWLSLIPFVTGWIAGHHRDSLPVASYGVVLLMCSVSFLWLKLTLRDAVKDHPLAATAIGNSRKNKWSILLYGMAIASSFWLPLGASLLYVILALLWFIPDRRFSKLLQN from the coding sequence ATGAACAAGTCGCGCGTCGAGGCATTCAGTGATGGCGTCATCGCCATTGCGATCACCATCATGGTTCTGGAGCTCCACACTCCGGACTCGGCGTCGCTGGATGCACTGCTGAGCCTGGCGCCGCAGATATTGAGTTATCTGCTCAGCTTCATCTATGTGGGGATTTACTGGCTCAACCATCACCATCTCTTCAGCATGGCCGAACGGGTAGATCGGTCTGTGCTGCTGGCCAATCTCAATTTGCTTTTCTGGCTCTCGCTGATTCCCTTCGTGACCGGATGGATTGCCGGTCATCATCGAGATAGCTTGCCGGTCGCCTCATATGGCGTTGTATTGCTGATGTGTTCCGTTTCATTTCTCTGGTTGAAGCTGACGCTGCGCGATGCGGTAAAAGACCATCCGCTTGCGGCGACCGCCATAGGAAACAGCAGGAAGAACAAGTGGTCGATCCTGCTATATGGGATGGCGATCGCTTCATCCTTCTGGCTGCCTCTGGGCGCCTCATTGCTCTACGTGATACTGGCGCTTCTGTGGTTCATCCCGGATCGTCGATTCTCAAAACTTCTGCAGAACTAG
- a CDS encoding response regulator transcription factor: MERTVFVVDDDNMVRTALLRLLASAGYAAHGFASADEFLQARLPAVPCCLLLDMKMPGSDGFEVVRRLERRGDAIPVIFISGYGTIPTTVQAMKAGAHEFLTKPIQDERLLGAVEEALQIAERQLQSRTEHAACTSRLETLTPREREVLELAIGGLLNKQIATELGISEITVKVHKRRVMDKMQTKTLADLVRAAERLQISSARQR; encoded by the coding sequence ATGGAAAGAACAGTATTTGTCGTCGACGACGACAACATGGTCAGGACCGCCTTGCTGCGCCTGCTGGCTTCGGCCGGCTACGCGGCCCACGGCTTTGCCTCAGCCGATGAATTCCTGCAGGCCCGCCTGCCAGCCGTCCCCTGCTGCCTGCTGCTGGACATGAAGATGCCCGGCTCGGACGGCTTCGAGGTGGTGCGCCGGCTGGAGCGCCGGGGGGACGCCATTCCGGTGATCTTCATTTCCGGTTACGGAACCATCCCCACCACGGTGCAGGCGATGAAGGCCGGGGCGCATGAATTCCTGACCAAGCCGATCCAGGACGAGCGCCTGCTGGGCGCAGTCGAAGAAGCGCTGCAGATCGCCGAGCGGCAATTGCAGAGCCGCACCGAGCACGCGGCCTGCACCTCGCGGCTGGAGACGCTGACCCCGCGTGAACGCGAAGTACTGGAGCTGGCCATCGGCGGCCTGCTCAACAAGCAGATCGCCACCGAACTGGGCATCAGCGAAATTACCGTGAAGGTCCACAAGCGGCGCGTGATGGACAAGATGCAGACCAAGACCCTGGCCGACCTGGTGCGGGCGGCGGAGCGGCTGCAGATCAGTTCGGCGCGGCAGCGCTAG
- a CDS encoding YoaK family protein — translation MNAAAQRNRLQSSTLAFLAAYVDTLGFIALFGLFTAHVTGNFILIGAALADSSQMSILLKFLAFPAFILGVAAARLFIAAIQRRQGRALGWSLLLQLVLLLGFMVCGVAAAPVQSPTAGWVMAAGLLGTASMGVHSAISRLLLAHLAPTSLMTGNVTQVVIDVVDMLRGAADAGTTERCVKFVWPVLSFGVGAIAAAFAYHAIGFAGLIAPVLILVALIVAEFRQPLPADSARG, via the coding sequence ATGAATGCTGCCGCCCAACGCAACCGCCTCCAGTCTTCCACACTGGCCTTTCTCGCCGCCTATGTCGATACGCTGGGCTTCATCGCCTTGTTCGGCCTGTTCACCGCCCATGTGACGGGCAACTTCATCCTCATCGGCGCGGCGCTGGCCGACAGTTCGCAGATGTCCATCCTGCTCAAGTTCCTGGCCTTTCCCGCCTTCATCCTGGGCGTGGCGGCAGCGCGCCTGTTCATCGCCGCCATCCAGCGCCGCCAGGGCCGCGCGCTGGGCTGGTCGCTGCTGCTGCAGCTGGTGTTGCTGCTGGGCTTCATGGTGTGCGGCGTGGCCGCTGCGCCTGTGCAATCGCCCACGGCGGGCTGGGTGATGGCGGCGGGCCTCCTGGGCACGGCGTCGATGGGCGTGCATAGCGCCATCAGCCGGCTCTTGCTGGCGCATCTTGCGCCGACCTCGCTGATGACGGGCAACGTCACCCAGGTGGTGATCGATGTGGTGGACATGCTGCGCGGCGCGGCTGACGCCGGCACGACCGAGCGCTGCGTCAAGTTCGTGTGGCCGGTGCTGTCCTTCGGCGTGGGGGCGATCGCGGCGGCCTTTGCCTATCATGCGATCGGCTTTGCCGGGCTGATCGCGCCGGTGCTGATCCTGGTTGCGCTGATCGTGGCGGAGTTTCGTCAGCCCTTGCCAGCGGACTCCGCGCGGGGATGA
- a CDS encoding MFS transporter, with product MTLQTTAARTPTAETPPAAARKRSLFAACSAHAVHDGLTDVVYVLLPLWQSQFALSYAMVGMLRGSYSGVMAGCQLLAGRLARRWGRKALLVGGTALAGSAYLLASLAGHVGWLLLALVLGGLGASTQHPLASSLVAESYEDSGKVKQALSNYNFAGDIGKTLIPGLLGLLLVVASWEVGTALVGLLGLAAALLLWRLIPADTGQAAAGKKSGPQRSGSGKGLWALLGTGTIDSAVRMGFLTFLPFLLQGKGAGTAATGVALSLLFVGGAFGKLLCGYLGARIGMMKTVWVTEATTALCIVLAIWLPLTWLMSLLPLLGLALNGTSSVLYGAVPELAEAGKRDQAFARFYTGTIGAGALAPILFGRLGDLTSIPSALQILAGLLLLTLPLSWCVQRAIERNAAALGGGPGQ from the coding sequence ATGACCCTCCAGACCACCGCCGCCCGGACGCCGACCGCGGAGACACCGCCCGCCGCCGCCAGGAAACGCAGCCTCTTTGCCGCCTGCAGCGCCCATGCCGTCCATGATGGCCTCACCGATGTGGTGTATGTGCTGCTGCCGCTGTGGCAGTCGCAGTTCGCCCTCAGTTACGCCATGGTGGGCATGCTCAGGGGGTCGTATTCCGGGGTGATGGCAGGGTGCCAGCTGCTGGCCGGCCGGCTGGCGCGGCGCTGGGGACGCAAGGCTCTGCTGGTGGGGGGAACCGCGTTGGCCGGCAGCGCCTACCTGCTGGCCAGCCTGGCCGGCCATGTCGGCTGGCTCCTGCTGGCGCTGGTGCTGGGGGGACTGGGCGCGAGCACCCAGCATCCGCTGGCGTCGTCGCTGGTGGCCGAGAGTTACGAGGACAGCGGCAAGGTCAAGCAAGCCCTGTCCAACTACAATTTTGCCGGTGATATCGGCAAGACCCTGATCCCTGGCCTGCTCGGCCTGCTGCTGGTCGTCGCCAGCTGGGAAGTGGGCACGGCGCTGGTCGGTCTCCTCGGATTGGCCGCAGCGCTGTTGCTGTGGCGTCTGATCCCCGCCGATACCGGCCAGGCTGCCGCCGGCAAGAAGAGCGGTCCGCAGCGCAGCGGCTCCGGCAAAGGTCTGTGGGCGCTGCTGGGCACCGGCACCATCGACAGCGCCGTGCGCATGGGTTTCCTGACTTTCCTGCCCTTCCTGCTGCAAGGCAAGGGGGCGGGCACGGCCGCCACCGGCGTGGCGTTGTCGCTGCTGTTCGTCGGCGGCGCCTTTGGCAAGCTCTTGTGCGGCTACCTGGGTGCGCGCATTGGCATGATGAAGACGGTGTGGGTGACCGAAGCGACTACGGCGCTGTGCATCGTGCTGGCGATCTGGCTGCCGCTGACCTGGCTGATGAGCTTGTTGCCGCTGCTGGGACTGGCGCTCAACGGCACCTCCTCGGTGCTCTATGGCGCAGTGCCCGAACTGGCCGAGGCCGGCAAGCGCGACCAGGCCTTTGCGCGCTTCTATACCGGCACCATCGGCGCGGGCGCGCTGGCGCCCATCCTCTTCGGCCGGCTCGGCGACCTCACCAGCATTCCCAGCGCGCTGCAGATACTGGCGGGGTTGCTGCTGCTGACCTTGCCCTTGTCGTGGTGCGTGCAGAGGGCGATCGAGCGCAATGCCGCGGCCTTGGGCGGCGGGCCTGGACAATGA
- a CDS encoding glyoxalase superfamily protein, which produces MPNRIHSPIPILRIFDEGKALSFYIDWLNFRIDWQHRFEKHLPLYLQISRDGCVLHLSEHHGDACPGSAVRIPLEDVDALYEELKSRPYSGYFPEVQATPWGSRDMSILDPFGNRLVFTTDTGNN; this is translated from the coding sequence ATGCCGAACAGAATCCACTCTCCCATCCCGATCCTTAGAATCTTCGACGAAGGAAAGGCGCTGTCCTTTTACATTGATTGGCTCAATTTCCGGATCGATTGGCAACATCGTTTTGAGAAACACTTGCCGCTGTATCTGCAGATTTCCCGCGACGGCTGCGTGCTGCACCTCTCGGAGCATCATGGGGACGCCTGCCCCGGCTCCGCTGTGCGCATTCCCCTGGAAGACGTGGATGCGCTGTACGAGGAACTGAAAAGCCGTCCGTATTCCGGATACTTCCCCGAGGTCCAGGCAACGCCTTGGGGAAGCCGGGACATGTCGATTCTCGATCCCTTTGGTAATCGGCTGGTCTTCACCACCGATACCGGAAACAATTGA
- a CDS encoding HAD family hydrolase: MPITHFLFDLDGTLMDSDALHHAAFNTILARWDRHIDVEYYKTHIMGASNAMIFGHLFPGMPAEQYLPLAEEKESLFRSQLDQRVEPTPGIERLLEHIRRIGGRSAVVTNAPRANAELMLKATGLAGQFDTLVIGDELARAKPDPLPYLTGLQLLGGEAGAAVAFEDSSSGVKAASSAGIWTFGMLGGLDEARLRAAGAHAVIRDFNAAALWDKLGEQA; the protein is encoded by the coding sequence ATGCCCATCACCCATTTCCTGTTCGACCTCGACGGCACGCTCATGGACAGCGACGCCCTGCACCACGCCGCCTTCAACACCATCCTGGCGCGCTGGGACCGGCACATCGACGTGGAGTACTACAAGACCCACATCATGGGCGCCTCCAACGCCATGATCTTCGGCCATCTGTTCCCGGGCATGCCCGCCGAGCAGTACCTTCCCCTGGCCGAAGAAAAGGAAAGCCTGTTCCGCTCGCAGCTGGACCAGCGCGTCGAACCCACCCCGGGCATCGAGCGCCTGCTGGAGCACATCCGTCGCATCGGCGGGCGCAGCGCGGTGGTGACCAATGCGCCGCGCGCCAATGCCGAGCTGATGTTGAAGGCCACCGGCCTGGCCGGCCAGTTCGATACCCTGGTGATCGGCGACGAACTGGCGCGCGCCAAGCCCGATCCGCTGCCCTACCTGACCGGCCTGCAGTTGCTGGGCGGCGAGGCCGGCGCAGCGGTCGCCTTCGAGGATTCCAGCTCAGGCGTGAAAGCCGCCAGCAGCGCCGGCATCTGGACCTTCGGCATGCTCGGCGGCCTGGATGAGGCGCGCCTGCGTGCCGCCGGTGCGCATGCGGTGATCCGCGACTTCAATGCTGCGGCGCTGTGGGACAAGCTGGGCGAACAGGCCTGA